From a region of the Acidobacteriota bacterium genome:
- a CDS encoding protein kinase, protein MSLEIGSKVGPYKILDTVGAGGMGEVYRARDTRLQRDVAIKVLPQRHVDNEEARARFEREAQAVAALSHPNIVSIFDFGFIDEKPYAVSELLQGESLRSRLSSGPLSWQQAAEFGMALSEGLAAAHSKGIIHRDLKPENIFITEDERIKILDFGLASVEGVQQLGPHSSAPTAITKTEPGTVLGTVGYMSPEQVRGMPTDERSDIFSLGAILFEMITGQRAFQGETSSDIMAAILRDEVSGTGESGVSIPLQLEKVVRGCLSKDPRQRPQSAREVRAELKAALGAADSAAFTPMPEPSSTHSPPPGQGRRASIRPALYALAVLTAAALLFYAGTLFWDGSDSGREAGPVRSLAVLPFQFEEAAEDGSDGSTQLAYLSKEVVEGLINRLSQVEELQVMAWSTVSRYQGSVEDPLEAGRQLQVDAVLSGRVSRREETVTVQATLLDTRQGFQIWGDRFQEPFSRSGAFQEQVASNVVQRLGYEWTGEPDFLAEGSAPDPEAFNHYLEARHKPSEKRMAERDAAEVGDQIESYLKALEIDKDFVKAQQGLAEALSSAGAAGHLDPGVVMPMAKAAAVKLLDLKRGNAEVHGVLATVYSRFERDWDRAEDEFEQAMEMNPRSAETLQQYAMDYLVPTGQLDEAENALRKAMRLKPGSAALLFDLGRVHYFQRRYDQAIDVLGQADSKGSPGLFAEQYTALSHLGAGRPRAAVEVLEGRLRGGDPQEAFNPARHQAMAVLGLAYGRSGDRDKVERVLRNLSRPGAHLRRLSLYNQSVGRDRRPRPSQGSAPPPLPPAPPSVPREPPAPDAPFPGRELVLGEWGSRPYWMALVQLGLGDEEQALRLIQQAVRTRAAEAVYLKVDPVMDPLRGRAAFEELIEELGLD, encoded by the coding sequence ATGTCACTTGAAATAGGCAGCAAAGTCGGTCCCTACAAGATCTTGGACACCGTTGGCGCGGGAGGAATGGGCGAAGTTTATCGAGCCCGCGATACTCGGCTGCAGCGCGACGTGGCCATCAAGGTGCTGCCCCAGCGCCATGTCGACAACGAAGAGGCCCGGGCACGCTTCGAACGCGAAGCCCAGGCCGTGGCGGCCTTGTCGCACCCCAACATCGTTTCCATCTTCGATTTCGGGTTCATCGACGAGAAGCCCTATGCCGTCAGCGAGTTGCTGCAAGGCGAGAGCCTGCGCAGCCGCCTCTCCTCAGGGCCGCTATCGTGGCAGCAGGCCGCCGAATTCGGCATGGCTCTTTCCGAAGGGCTTGCCGCCGCCCATTCCAAGGGCATTATCCATCGCGATCTCAAGCCCGAGAACATCTTCATAACCGAGGACGAGCGAATCAAGATCCTCGATTTCGGTTTGGCCAGCGTAGAAGGCGTACAGCAGTTGGGCCCTCATTCCTCGGCCCCTACCGCCATTACCAAGACCGAGCCCGGAACGGTTCTAGGCACCGTGGGATACATGTCGCCTGAGCAGGTGCGGGGCATGCCCACCGACGAGCGCTCGGACATCTTCTCGCTGGGCGCCATTCTCTTCGAGATGATCACGGGGCAGAGGGCCTTCCAGGGAGAGACGTCCAGCGACATCATGGCCGCCATCCTGCGCGACGAGGTGTCGGGAACCGGCGAGTCGGGGGTGTCCATCCCGCTGCAGCTCGAAAAGGTGGTGCGGGGTTGCCTGAGCAAAGATCCGCGTCAGCGTCCTCAGAGTGCCCGCGAAGTCCGGGCCGAGTTGAAGGCCGCCTTGGGGGCCGCCGACAGCGCGGCCTTTACGCCCATGCCTGAGCCGTCATCGACGCACAGCCCTCCCCCGGGCCAAGGGCGGCGCGCCTCTATCCGGCCCGCCCTCTACGCCCTTGCTGTCCTGACGGCGGCGGCCTTGCTCTTCTACGCCGGTACACTTTTTTGGGACGGCTCCGATTCCGGCCGGGAGGCCGGACCAGTGCGTTCTCTGGCAGTTTTGCCCTTTCAATTCGAAGAGGCCGCGGAAGACGGCTCAGACGGCTCGACTCAACTCGCTTATTTGAGCAAGGAGGTTGTAGAGGGCTTGATCAACCGCCTCTCCCAGGTCGAGGAATTGCAGGTGATGGCTTGGAGTACCGTGAGCCGCTACCAGGGCAGCGTCGAAGATCCCTTGGAGGCGGGGCGGCAGTTGCAGGTGGACGCGGTTTTGAGCGGGCGGGTGTCGCGGCGTGAAGAGACGGTCACCGTGCAGGCCACCCTGCTCGATACCCGCCAGGGATTCCAGATTTGGGGCGACCGTTTCCAGGAGCCCTTCTCCCGTTCCGGCGCCTTTCAGGAGCAGGTGGCCTCTAACGTGGTGCAGCGGCTGGGCTATGAATGGACGGGCGAGCCCGACTTCCTGGCAGAGGGTTCAGCTCCTGATCCCGAAGCCTTCAACCACTACCTGGAGGCCCGCCACAAGCCAAGCGAAAAGCGCATGGCCGAGCGCGATGCCGCCGAGGTGGGGGATCAGATCGAAAGCTACCTCAAGGCTCTGGAGATCGACAAAGACTTCGTCAAGGCCCAGCAGGGGTTGGCCGAAGCGCTTTCCAGCGCCGGGGCGGCGGGGCATCTCGATCCCGGCGTGGTCATGCCGATGGCCAAGGCCGCCGCCGTCAAGTTGCTCGACCTGAAGCGGGGCAACGCTGAAGTCCACGGCGTGCTGGCCACCGTCTACTCTCGTTTCGAGCGCGACTGGGACCGCGCTGAAGACGAGTTCGAGCAGGCCATGGAAATGAACCCGCGTTCGGCGGAGACGCTGCAGCAGTACGCCATGGACTATTTGGTCCCGACGGGACAGTTGGACGAGGCTGAAAATGCGCTGCGCAAGGCCATGCGCCTCAAGCCCGGTTCCGCCGCCCTGCTCTTCGACTTGGGCCGCGTCCATTACTTCCAGCGGCGCTACGACCAGGCCATCGACGTTCTGGGACAAGCCGACTCGAAAGGTTCGCCGGGCCTCTTCGCCGAGCAATACACGGCCCTCAGCCATTTGGGCGCCGGACGTCCCCGGGCGGCCGTCGAGGTGCTTGAAGGACGGCTGCGCGGCGGCGATCCGCAAGAGGCCTTCAATCCCGCCCGCCATCAGGCCATGGCCGTGCTGGGACTGGCCTACGGGCGCAGCGGCGACAGAGACAAAGTCGAGAGAGTCTTGCGGAATCTGTCACGGCCCGGAGCTCACCTGCGGCGCCTTTCCCTTTACAATCAATCGGTGGGGCGAGACCGGCGTCCTCGGCCAAGCCAGGGTTCGGCGCCTCCGCCCCTTCCTCCCGCTCCGCCTTCCGTCCCCCGCGAGCCGCCCGCACCCGACGCGCCCTTCCCAGGCCGCGAACTGGTTCTCGGCGAATGGGGATCGCGGCCCTATTGGATGGCTCTTGTGCAGCTCGGACTGGGAGATGAGGAGCAGGCTCTGCGACTCATCCAGCAAGCTGTGCGCACCCGTGCCGCCGAGGCGGTCTATCTGAAGGTCGATCCGGTGATGGATCCTTTGCGCGGCCGGGCGGCCTTCGAAGAACTGATCGAAGAGCTTGGGCTCGACTAG
- a CDS encoding flavin reductase family protein, producing MRNYAMGVTVVTTQGLAGCPYGVTVTAFTSLSLDPLMVLVCLDQKLSGLELFEDFGRMGVNILAEGQEDASVFFSRPSTDRTEFDYVQGENGLPLLADCLAWLECDIVQSYPGGDHKILVGRVTNAVLRSDRKPLLYYDGAYARLAD from the coding sequence ATGAGGAATTACGCCATGGGCGTCACGGTGGTCACCACCCAGGGCTTGGCTGGTTGCCCATACGGCGTTACGGTAACCGCCTTTACTTCTCTCTCGCTGGACCCCTTGATGGTCCTGGTGTGTCTCGACCAAAAACTGAGCGGGTTGGAGCTGTTCGAAGACTTCGGACGCATGGGCGTGAACATCCTGGCCGAGGGACAGGAAGACGCTTCCGTCTTCTTTTCCCGGCCCAGCACCGACCGAACCGAATTCGACTACGTTCAGGGAGAGAACGGGCTCCCGCTGCTGGCCGACTGCCTGGCCTGGCTGGAATGCGATATCGTGCAGAGCTATCCGGGAGGCGACCACAAGATTCTGGTGGGCCGCGTCACCAATGCCGTGCTCCGCAGCGACCGCAAACCCTTGCTTTATTATGACGGCGCCTACGCCAGGTTGGCGGACTAG
- a CDS encoding enoyl-CoA hydratase/isomerase family protein, with product MNASAHLLLEAGQDRTRLELASRHNTLTRLAIAELLAALESHARDDGSRVLIISGQGSRFFSPGFDLRQVSALQRAEMEDMIEAFEGLMVSLLRHPKPVLAQLNGDALAGGCILASCCDFRLARRGALIGMTPLNFSVAVPYTAQQVFRHLLGFSRARRPLWLGENYPVEKALGMGWIDQVESEEKLPSAVDGLARRLAAGDPAAFRTSKDFLLAPLLRQIDPPSPHRRRDFLDCWFSASTQSRLRATLRNLDSKTS from the coding sequence GTGAACGCTAGCGCTCATCTGTTGTTGGAAGCCGGGCAAGACCGCACCCGTCTCGAACTGGCCAGCCGCCACAACACTCTCACCCGACTAGCCATCGCGGAGCTTCTCGCCGCCCTCGAGTCCCACGCCCGGGACGACGGCAGCCGGGTGTTGATCATCAGCGGCCAGGGAAGCCGCTTCTTTTCGCCCGGATTCGATTTGCGTCAGGTGAGCGCTTTGCAACGGGCCGAGATGGAGGACATGATCGAGGCCTTCGAGGGATTGATGGTGTCCCTGCTGCGCCATCCCAAGCCGGTGCTGGCCCAACTCAATGGAGATGCGCTGGCAGGGGGATGCATCTTGGCCAGTTGCTGCGATTTCCGCCTGGCCCGCCGCGGCGCCCTCATCGGAATGACTCCCCTCAATTTCTCGGTGGCGGTTCCCTACACGGCCCAGCAGGTCTTCCGGCATCTGCTGGGATTCTCGCGGGCCCGTCGTCCGCTTTGGCTGGGGGAGAACTACCCGGTTGAAAAGGCCCTTGGCATGGGCTGGATCGACCAGGTTGAGTCGGAAGAGAAGCTGCCCTCCGCCGTGGACGGTCTGGCCCGCCGGCTGGCCGCCGGAGATCCCGCCGCCTTCCGCACCTCCAAAGACTTTCTGTTGGCCCCCTTGCTGCGCCAGATCGACCCTCCTTCCCCGCACCGACGGCGTGATTTTCTCGACTGCTGGTTCTCGGCCTCGACCCAGTCCCGCCTGCGCGCCACTCTTCGTAATCTCGATTCCAAAACCTCTTGA